One genomic region from Rosa rugosa chromosome 1, drRosRugo1.1, whole genome shotgun sequence encodes:
- the LOC133731439 gene encoding uncharacterized protein LOC133731439, translating to MAWHDEYMQANRSAAVSFQDRSQPKKHWTPPVDGFLKLNVDGSFLPSIPYGGTGGVIRDSHGQFIAGFSCRMEFVSSPLHIELLSLKNGLELLQAMQITRAIVEVTPYLRCRLLLNSWGPLPFECLDHRPPVSISCKYGS from the coding sequence ATGGCCTGGCATGATGAGTACATGCAAGCTAACCGGTCTGCTGCCGTCTCCTTTCAAGACCGATCACAACCCAAGAAGCACTGGACTCCCCCAGTTGATGGTTTCTTAAAGTTGAATGTGGATGGTTCCTTCCTGCCTTCAATCCCGTATGGTGGTACGGGGGGTGTAATTAGAGACTCCCATGGTCAGTTCATTGCTGGCTTCTCTTGTAGAATGGAGTTTGTTAGCTCCCCGTTACACATTGAGTTACTTTCTTTGAAGAATGGATTAGAGCTGCTTCAGGCTATGCAGATCACACGAGCTATAGTAGAGGTGACTCCTTACTTGCGGTGCAGGCTATTACTCAACAGTTGGGGACCTCTCCCCTTTGAGTGCCTTGATCACAGACCTCCAGTCTCTATTAGCTGCAAGTACGGAAGTTGA